From the Clostridium putrefaciens genome, one window contains:
- the prfB gene encoding peptide chain release factor 2 (programmed frameshift), with amino-acid sequence MNLQLEEQLSKVPQFKETLKEMGASLDILKMKLVIEEYEHKMQSPGFWNDNIKAQKVSQECKALKDQLDKYNSLVLRLEDIEVLGELIGEEKESIIKEFIGDIKLLEKDVDKFRIETLLSGEYDRNNAILTLHVGVGGNDAQDWTEMLLRMYTRWIESKGFTIEIIDYISGDEAGIKSVTLKVSGEFSYGYLKTEKGIHRLVRISPYNSSGKRQTSFASVEVLPELKEDQDIDIRPEALKLDTFRAGGAGGQYVNKTESAVRITHIPTGIVVQCQNERSQHYNREVALKVLKSKLIALKERAHKEKIEDLTGEQKDMGWGSQIRSYVFHPYNLVKDHRTLVENGNVDAVMDGDIDLFINEYLKQISNGKLKE; translated from the exons ATGAATTTACAATTAGAAGAACAATTATCTAAAGTTCCACAATTTAAAGAAACTTTAAAAGAAATGGGGGCTTCACTT GACATATTAAAAATGAAGCTGGTTATTGAAGAATATGAACATAAAATGCAAAGCCCGGGATTTTGGAATGATAATATAAAAGCACAAAAAGTATCACAGGAATGTAAGGCTTTAAAAGATCAACTAGATAAGTACAATTCATTGGTACTACGATTGGAAGATATAGAAGTTTTAGGGGAATTAATTGGTGAGGAGAAAGAATCTATTATAAAAGAATTTATAGGTGATATAAAACTTTTGGAAAAGGATGTCGATAAATTCAGAATAGAAACTTTGCTTTCAGGAGAATATGATAGAAATAATGCTATATTAACTCTTCATGTAGGTGTTGGTGGTAATGACGCTCAAGATTGGACTGAGATGCTTCTTAGAATGTATACAAGATGGATTGAGAGTAAAGGATTTACAATTGAGATAATTGATTATATAAGTGGAGATGAAGCTGGAATTAAAAGTGTTACCCTTAAGGTATCTGGGGAATTTTCATATGGATATCTTAAAACTGAAAAAGGAATACATAGGTTAGTTAGAATATCTCCATATAATTCTAGTGGTAAAAGGCAGACTTCTTTTGCATCTGTAGAAGTTCTTCCAGAATTAAAAGAAGATCAAGATATTGACATTAGGCCAGAAGCTCTAAAGCTAGATACCTTTAGAGCAGGTGGTGCTGGTGGTCAGTATGTGAATAAAACAGAATCTGCGGTTAGGATAACTCATATACCAACAGGTATAGTTGTTCAATGTCAAAATGAAAGAAGTCAACATTATAATAGGGAAGTTGCACTAAAGGTTTTAAAATCAAAGCTTATAGCATTAAAAGAGAGGGCTCATAAGGAAAAGATTGAAGATTTGACTGGTGAACAAAAAGATATGGGATGGGGTAGTCAAATAAGATCTTATGTTTTCCATCCTTATAACCTAGTAAAGGATCATAGGACCTTGGTTGAAAATGGTAATGTAGATGCTGTTATGGATGGAGATATTGACTTATTTATAAATGAATATTTAAAACAAATAAGTAACGGTAAACTTAAAGAATAG
- a CDS encoding Tex family protein — MTGNIEQKLAKELSINESQVISVVEMMDEGNTVPFIARYRKERTGGLDDEVLRKLSERLIYIKGLEEKKQTVIRLIGDQEKLTEEIKFSILKSETLTEVEDIYRPFKMKKRTRATMAEEKGLKSLAQLVWSGNFKGDFESEMEKMINLEKGIDSKETAIKGAMDIISEMISDTAEFRKWIRSYIQREAVIVTKGSSEEPTPYEMYYDYKEPIRNIPPYRILAINRGEKEKVLSVKLDYMVDIVIQYLEVKCAKGNNITDKYIKESVKDSYKRLIYPSIEREIRAELTQIAEERAIEIFKTNLKSLIMQPPIKDKVVMGFDPGFRTGCKVAVLDKTGKFLEKATVYPTAPRKDINGTISKLKELVLKENIDVISLGNGTASRESEEVISLLIKELKEENGRELYYVIVSEAGASVYSASKLAADEYPSLDVTIRGAISIGRRLQDPLSELVKIDPKSIGVGQYQHDVAGKKLDESLKGTVEDVVNKVGVDLNMATPSLLSYISGINDTIAQNIVSYRDEKGKFTSRKELLKVKRLGQKAFEQCAGFLRVMESKEPLDNTSVHPESYASAKKLVDMLGYNKDDFKSGSLKDIEEKAGEFSLEELADNLGIGKLTLVDIIKELKKPGRDPREELPKPMLKTGVLDITQLKIGMLLIGTVRNVSDFGAFVDIGVHQDGLVHKSQMADTFVKHPLDIVKVGDIINVKVIEVDEKRGRISLTMKM; from the coding sequence ATGACAGGTAATATTGAACAAAAACTTGCAAAAGAACTTTCTATAAATGAAAGCCAAGTAATTAGTGTTGTTGAAATGATGGATGAGGGGAATACAGTTCCCTTTATCGCAAGATATAGGAAAGAAAGAACTGGTGGATTAGATGACGAAGTACTTAGAAAACTATCAGAAAGACTGATTTATATAAAAGGATTAGAGGAAAAAAAACAAACTGTTATAAGACTTATAGGTGATCAAGAAAAACTTACTGAAGAAATAAAGTTTAGCATTTTAAAATCGGAAACATTAACAGAGGTAGAAGATATATATAGGCCTTTTAAAATGAAAAAAAGAACAAGAGCTACCATGGCAGAAGAAAAGGGATTAAAATCTTTAGCGCAATTGGTGTGGAGTGGAAACTTTAAAGGTGATTTTGAATCTGAGATGGAGAAGATGATTAATTTAGAAAAAGGAATAGATTCAAAGGAAACAGCTATTAAGGGTGCTATGGATATAATAAGTGAAATGATATCTGATACAGCAGAATTTAGAAAGTGGATAAGATCATATATACAAAGGGAGGCTGTAATAGTAACTAAAGGAAGCTCAGAGGAACCTACACCCTATGAGATGTACTATGATTATAAAGAACCAATAAGAAACATTCCTCCATATAGAATACTTGCAATAAATAGAGGGGAAAAAGAAAAGGTTCTAAGTGTTAAGCTTGATTACATGGTTGATATAGTTATACAGTATTTAGAAGTAAAGTGTGCTAAGGGAAATAATATTACAGATAAATATATAAAAGAAAGCGTAAAAGACTCTTATAAGAGGCTTATCTATCCATCTATTGAAAGAGAAATAAGAGCAGAGCTTACACAAATTGCTGAAGAGAGGGCTATAGAAATATTTAAGACTAACTTAAAATCTTTAATTATGCAGCCTCCTATAAAGGATAAAGTAGTTATGGGATTTGATCCAGGTTTTAGAACGGGGTGTAAGGTAGCAGTTTTAGATAAGACAGGAAAGTTTTTAGAAAAGGCTACAGTTTATCCTACAGCACCAAGGAAAGATATAAATGGAACCATAAGTAAGTTGAAGGAGCTTGTTCTAAAAGAAAATATTGATGTCATATCTTTAGGGAATGGAACAGCTAGTAGGGAGTCAGAAGAAGTTATATCTCTTTTGATTAAAGAATTAAAAGAGGAGAATGGTAGAGAACTTTATTATGTTATAGTTTCAGAAGCTGGAGCTTCCGTATACTCAGCATCAAAGCTTGCAGCGGATGAATATCCTAGTTTAGATGTGACTATAAGAGGTGCTATATCTATTGGAAGAAGACTTCAAGATCCATTATCTGAATTAGTTAAAATAGATCCGAAGTCTATAGGTGTAGGTCAATATCAACATGATGTAGCAGGTAAAAAATTAGATGAATCTCTTAAAGGTACAGTAGAGGATGTAGTGAATAAGGTAGGTGTAGACTTAAACATGGCAACACCTTCTCTTTTATCATATATTTCAGGAATTAATGATACCATAGCACAAAATATAGTTAGTTATAGAGATGAGAAGGGGAAGTTTACGAGTAGAAAAGAACTTCTTAAAGTAAAAAGGCTCGGTCAAAAAGCCTTCGAACAATGTGCAGGATTTTTAAGGGTTATGGAGAGTAAGGAACCACTAGATAATACTTCTGTACATCCCGAATCTTATGCATCTGCAAAAAAACTTGTAGATATGTTGGGATATAATAAGGATGATTTTAAAAGTGGAAGCTTAAAAGATATAGAAGAAAAGGCTGGGGAATTTTCGCTAGAAGAATTAGCAGATAACTTAGGTATAGGTAAATTAACTTTAGTTGATATAATAAAAGAACTTAAAAAGCCAGGAAGGGACCCTAGAGAAGAACTTCCAAAACCTATGTTAAAAACAGGGGTTTTGGACATAACTCAGTTAAAGATAGGAATGTTATTAATAGGCACAGTTAGAAATGTATCTGATTTTGGTGCATTTGTTGATATTGGAGTCCATCAAGATGGTTTAGTTCATAAAAGTCAAATGGCAGATACCTTCGTAAAACATCCCTTAGATATTGTAAAAGTTGGAGATATAATAAATGTTAAAGTAATTGAAGTTGATGAAAAAAGAGGCAGAATATCTTTGACTATGAAAATGTAA
- a CDS encoding ECF transporter S component → MNKKFNLNKQIKITLLAAMAFILMYFDFPLPLFPGFLKIDLSDLPALIGAFALGPVEGIAIELLKNILHVLFKGTQTALVGEMANFIVGSVLVFISGYMYKRNKNKSGAIIGLVSGVLVMTAVAALINYFILIPTYAKVFKLPLEAIIAMGTKLNGNIVDLRSLIIWSIVPFNLLKGILVSLVTLGVYKNVSLLIHKEEVIVKDVRKKKYSKENV, encoded by the coding sequence ATGAATAAAAAGTTCAATCTAAACAAACAAATTAAAATCACATTACTTGCAGCTATGGCGTTTATACTAATGTATTTTGATTTTCCATTACCATTGTTTCCAGGGTTTTTAAAGATAGATCTAAGTGATCTACCAGCTTTAATAGGAGCCTTTGCTTTAGGACCTGTAGAAGGGATTGCAATAGAACTTTTAAAAAATATACTTCATGTGTTATTTAAGGGGACTCAGACAGCTTTAGTAGGGGAGATGGCAAACTTTATAGTAGGCTCAGTGCTAGTATTTATTTCAGGATATATGTATAAAAGAAATAAAAATAAAAGTGGTGCTATTATAGGGTTAGTATCTGGAGTTTTAGTGATGACTGCAGTAGCAGCTTTAATAAACTATTTTATACTAATACCAACCTATGCAAAGGTATTTAAATTACCTTTAGAGGCTATTATAGCCATGGGAACAAAACTTAACGGAAATATAGTAGATTTAAGATCTCTTATAATTTGGTCCATAGTACCATTTAATTTATTAAAAGGTATATTGGTATCATTAGTTACTCTTGGAGTATACAAGAATGTATCTTTACTCATTCATAAAGAAGAGGTAATTGTAAAGGATGTAAGGAAAAAGAAATATTCAAAAGAAAATGTTTAA
- the rimI gene encoding ribosomal protein S18-alanine N-acetyltransferase — MNNINISPMTYEDIDDVLAISFLSFPISWSRESFLTELENNLSYYVVAKSNDIVIGFGGTWIIIDESHITNIAVHPSFRGFGIGELILKALIDVCKSHFISSMTLEVRASNVVAISLYNKFDFKEEGRRKRYYEDNGEDALILWKRNF; from the coding sequence ATGAATAATATAAACATTTCCCCTATGACCTATGAAGATATAGACGACGTCTTAGCTATTAGCTTTTTAAGTTTTCCTATCTCATGGAGTAGGGAGTCCTTTTTAACCGAGCTTGAAAACAACCTTTCTTATTATGTTGTAGCAAAATCTAATGACATTGTTATTGGCTTTGGGGGTACTTGGATAATTATTGATGAATCTCATATAACTAATATTGCAGTCCACCCAAGCTTTAGAGGTTTTGGAATTGGAGAATTAATATTAAAAGCTCTAATAGATGTATGTAAATCTCACTTTATATCTTCTATGACTTTAGAGGTACGCGCTTCAAATGTTGTAGCTATATCATTATATAATAAGTTTGATTTCAAAGAAGAAGGAAGACGAAAAAGGTACTATGAGGATAATGGCGAAGATGCTCTTATATTATGGAAAAGAAACTTTTAA
- the tsaB gene encoding tRNA (adenosine(37)-N6)-threonylcarbamoyltransferase complex dimerization subunit type 1 TsaB: MKVLSVDSSSSTASVAILEDNRLLGEINFNYKKQHSVLLLTMIDTLLNSISLDISEIDGFVISKGPGSFTGLRIGMATIKGLSFSSNKPFISVSSLDALARNIYGFPGIICPIMDALRDNVYTSLYTYENGSLIQIMDYTCLSIDELIINLKTYSKEVCFVGDAISLHKDKLISQLPKVKFSPSDLSYIRAASLGIIGINKLRNGENDDINNSAPVYLRKSQAEREYDEKQLLLNHE, from the coding sequence ATGAAGGTACTTAGCGTAGATTCATCTAGCTCAACAGCAAGTGTTGCAATTTTAGAGGATAATAGATTACTTGGAGAAATAAATTTCAATTATAAAAAACAGCATTCAGTGTTACTACTAACCATGATAGATACTTTATTAAACAGTATTTCTTTAGATATATCTGAAATAGATGGATTTGTTATATCAAAGGGGCCCGGTTCTTTTACAGGTCTTAGAATTGGAATGGCAACTATAAAAGGTTTAAGTTTTTCATCAAACAAACCTTTTATTTCAGTATCTTCACTAGATGCATTAGCTCGTAACATATATGGATTTCCTGGTATTATATGTCCAATTATGGATGCCCTTAGAGATAATGTTTATACTAGCCTTTATACCTATGAAAATGGTAGCCTTATTCAAATCATGGACTATACTTGTTTATCTATAGATGAATTAATAATTAACTTAAAAACTTACAGTAAAGAAGTTTGTTTTGTTGGAGATGCTATAAGTTTACACAAAGATAAATTAATATCACAACTACCTAAAGTTAAATTTTCACCTTCTGATCTAAGTTATATAAGAGCAGCTTCATTAGGTATTATAGGTATTAATAAATTACGCAATGGTGAAAATGATGATATAAATAATTCTGCTCCTGTTTATCTTAGAAAATCTCAAGCTGAAAGAGAATATGATGAAAAACAGTTGCTTTTAAATCATGAATAA